From a single Thermus filiformis genomic region:
- the pstA gene encoding phosphate ABC transporter permease PstA produces MTNAAAKTKELALRARYRRDRFMQALVGLGTVLALLVLFLVMAYALLKGVSALNLDFFTHDMRPPGEAGGGLRQAIVGTLIVDGLALLLALPFGLAAGILMAEYKEHPLAPVVRLLGDTMNGMPAILFGLLAFILVVKPMGGFSALSGSVALGFLMVPIIARATEGVLLLVPREIREAGLALGLPRWRVILSLVLPTARAGLVTGVMLAFARAAGEAAPLLFTAFGNPFLSFDLLKPMDTLPLRLFQFAISPYDDWHRLAWGAGLVLFALIVLSSALARLAIRR; encoded by the coding sequence ATGACGAATGCTGCGGCAAAGACGAAGGAGCTGGCCCTAAGGGCCCGTTACCGTCGGGACCGGTTCATGCAGGCCCTGGTGGGCCTGGGGACGGTCCTTGCGCTTCTGGTCCTCTTCCTGGTCATGGCCTACGCCCTCCTGAAGGGGGTCTCCGCCCTGAACCTGGACTTCTTCACCCACGACATGCGTCCTCCCGGGGAGGCGGGGGGCGGGCTTCGCCAGGCCATCGTGGGCACCCTCATCGTGGACGGCCTGGCCCTCCTTCTGGCCCTGCCCTTTGGCCTTGCGGCGGGGATCCTGATGGCGGAGTACAAGGAGCACCCCCTGGCCCCGGTGGTGCGGCTTCTGGGGGACACCATGAACGGGATGCCCGCCATCCTCTTCGGCCTCTTGGCCTTCATCCTGGTGGTCAAGCCCATGGGGGGGTTTTCCGCCCTCTCGGGCTCGGTGGCCCTGGGCTTCCTGATGGTGCCCATCATCGCCCGGGCCACGGAGGGGGTCCTCCTCCTGGTGCCCCGGGAGATCCGGGAGGCGGGCCTGGCCCTGGGCCTGCCCCGCTGGCGGGTCATCCTCTCCCTGGTCCTGCCCACCGCCCGGGCGGGTCTGGTCACGGGGGTGATGCTGGCCTTCGCCCGGGCGGCGGGAGAGGCGGCCCCCCTCCTCTTCACCGCCTTCGGCAACCCCTTCCTCTCCTTTGACCTTCTAAAGCCCATGGACACCCTGCCCCTGAGGCTTTTCCAGTTCGCCATCAGCCCCTACGACGACTGGCACCGCCTGGCCTGGGGGGCGGGGCTGGTGCTCTTCGCCCTCATCGTTCTCTCCAGCGCCCTGGCCCGCCTGGCCATCCGGCGTTAG
- the pstB gene encoding phosphate ABC transporter ATP-binding protein PstB: MQDPFADRKFVNLKAGAQEGGANAREDGTDVHLETRGLVVYYGKRIGVGVNGGVSLPLYRHKVTAFIGPSGCGKTTFLRALNRMHDLTPGARVEGEVLLDGENIYAPGVDPVLVRRRIGMVFQKPTAFPTLSIYDNVAAGLKLVGVRDRRRLDEAVERALRAAALWDEVKDRLRAPASGLSGGQQQRLTIARALAVEPEVLLMDEPTASLDPISTQAIEDLLLSLKEQVTVAIVTHNMQQAARVSDYTAFFLNGEMVEFGPTELLFTKPQDPRTEAYITGRFG, from the coding sequence ATGCAAGACCCCTTCGCAGATCGGAAGTTTGTGAACCTAAAAGCGGGCGCGCAGGAGGGCGGAGCGAACGCGCGCGAGGACGGAACGGACGTGCACTTGGAGACTCGAGGCCTGGTGGTCTACTACGGGAAGCGCATCGGCGTGGGGGTCAACGGGGGGGTTAGCCTGCCCCTTTACCGGCATAAGGTGACCGCCTTCATCGGCCCCTCGGGCTGCGGGAAGACCACCTTCCTCCGGGCCCTCAACCGGATGCACGACCTCACCCCGGGGGCCCGGGTGGAGGGGGAGGTCCTCCTGGACGGGGAGAACATCTACGCCCCCGGGGTGGACCCGGTCCTGGTCCGCCGCCGGATCGGAATGGTCTTCCAGAAGCCCACCGCCTTTCCCACCCTCTCCATCTACGACAACGTGGCGGCCGGGCTGAAGCTGGTGGGGGTCCGGGACCGGAGGCGGCTGGACGAGGCGGTGGAGCGGGCCCTCCGGGCGGCGGCCCTCTGGGACGAGGTGAAGGACCGGCTCCGGGCCCCCGCCTCCGGGCTTTCCGGGGGGCAGCAGCAGCGCCTGACCATCGCCCGGGCCCTGGCGGTGGAGCCCGAGGTCCTCCTCATGGACGAGCCCACCGCCTCCTTGGACCCCATCTCCACCCAGGCCATAGAGGACCTCCTCCTCTCCTTGAAGGAGCAGGTCACCGTGGCCATCGTGACCCACAACATGCAGCAGGCGGCCCGGGTTTCCGACTACACCGCCTTCTTCCTGAACGGGGAGATGGTGGAGTTCGGGCCCACCGAACTCCTCTTCACTAAGCCCCAGGACCCTCGCACCGAGGCCTACATCACCGGCCGGTTCGGGTAG
- the mnmA gene encoding tRNA 2-thiouridine(34) synthase MnmA — translation MKETGKKRVLVAMSGGVDSSVAALLLKEAGYEVVGAMMRFWPDWKEMRLDLEPAWETCCTPDAAYEARRVADLLGIPFYLLDYREVFAQEIVRPFLEDYARGRTPNPCARCNTFVKFGALLNQARRLGAEYVATGHYVRREGEALLRGVDPNKDQTYFLWGTPKEAVPHLLFPVGGLTKPEVRRIAEEAGLPTARKPESQNLCFVGGSLRDYLGRELGVRPGPVVDLATGEVVGEHQGAALYTVGQRKGLGLFRPHLERYVVRTDPQANVVYVGPKEMVLFRGLEVLEANLLADLPEEVEVQVRYRTPPVRARVLSHSPLRLRFLEPVFAVAPGQSAVFYQGERLLGGGVILRGLEPLEAHDLPLTMPA, via the coding sequence ATGAAGGAGACCGGAAAGAAGCGGGTCCTGGTGGCCATGTCCGGGGGGGTGGACTCCTCCGTGGCCGCCCTGCTTTTGAAGGAGGCGGGGTACGAGGTGGTGGGCGCGATGATGCGCTTCTGGCCCGACTGGAAGGAAATGCGGCTGGACCTCGAGCCCGCTTGGGAGACCTGCTGCACCCCGGACGCCGCCTACGAGGCCCGCCGGGTGGCGGACCTGTTGGGCATCCCCTTCTACCTTTTGGACTACCGGGAGGTCTTCGCCCAGGAGATCGTCCGGCCCTTCCTGGAGGACTACGCCCGGGGGCGCACCCCCAACCCCTGCGCCCGCTGCAACACCTTCGTCAAGTTTGGAGCCCTCTTGAACCAGGCCCGCCGCCTGGGGGCGGAGTACGTGGCCACCGGCCACTACGTGCGCCGGGAGGGGGAGGCGCTTTTGCGGGGGGTGGACCCGAATAAGGACCAGACCTACTTCCTCTGGGGCACCCCCAAGGAGGCGGTCCCCCACCTCCTCTTTCCCGTGGGTGGACTCACCAAGCCCGAGGTGCGCAGGATCGCCGAGGAAGCGGGCCTGCCCACCGCCAGGAAGCCGGAGAGCCAAAACCTCTGCTTCGTGGGCGGCTCCCTGCGGGACTACCTGGGGCGGGAGCTGGGGGTTCGGCCGGGGCCGGTGGTGGACCTGGCCACGGGGGAGGTGGTGGGGGAGCACCAGGGGGCGGCCCTTTACACCGTGGGGCAGAGGAAGGGCCTCGGCCTCTTCCGGCCCCACCTCGAGCGCTACGTGGTCCGGACCGACCCTCAGGCCAACGTGGTCTACGTGGGGCCCAAGGAGATGGTCCTCTTCCGGGGCCTGGAGGTTTTGGAGGCCAACCTCCTGGCCGACCTGCCCGAGGAGGTGGAGGTCCAGGTCCGCTACCGCACCCCCCCCGTCCGGGCCCGGGTCCTTTCCCACTCCCCTTTGCGCCTCCGCTTCCTCGAGCCGGTCTTCGCCGTGGCCCCGGGCCAGTCCGCCGTCTTTTACCAGGGGGAGCGGCTTCTGGGGGGCGGGGTCATCCTCCGGGGGCTGGAGCCCCTCGAGGCGCATGACCTTCCTCTGACAATGCCCGCGTAG
- the pstS gene encoding phosphate ABC transporter substrate-binding protein PstS, translating to MSGKKLFVALAALALGLGLAQQVTLVGAGSTFVYPLMAKWGDEYNKLTKGQVRVNYQSIGSGGGIRQFLEQTVHYGASDAPLADAQMKEVRDRFKTGALNIPVTLGAVVVTYNLPGVRESLNFTGELVADIFLGKVKTWNDPRIQELNPNVKLPPLPITVVHRSDGSGTTFIFTDYLSKVSLEWASKVGRGTSLQWPTGIGAKGNEGVAGAVKQSPGAIGYVELTYAVQNNLPYGAIRNRASGKFILPTLESIREASNVPLPGDARVSITDTKSPNGYPISGFVYVLLYEKLEVNKAVKSEAEARALVEFLKWVLEDGQNFAEPLKYVRLGAIPVERAHALLSRVTYQGKPIGKEILGR from the coding sequence ATGAGCGGAAAGAAGCTTTTCGTGGCGTTGGCGGCTTTGGCCCTGGGCCTGGGCCTGGCCCAGCAGGTGACCCTGGTGGGCGCGGGCTCCACCTTCGTCTACCCCCTGATGGCCAAATGGGGGGACGAGTACAACAAGCTGACCAAGGGCCAGGTGCGGGTGAACTACCAGTCCATCGGCTCCGGGGGCGGGATCCGGCAGTTCCTGGAGCAGACCGTCCACTACGGCGCCTCGGACGCTCCCCTGGCCGACGCCCAGATGAAGGAGGTGCGGGACCGCTTCAAGACGGGCGCCCTGAACATCCCCGTCACCCTGGGGGCGGTGGTCGTCACCTACAACCTCCCGGGGGTGAGGGAGTCCTTGAACTTCACGGGGGAGCTGGTGGCGGACATCTTCCTGGGCAAGGTCAAGACCTGGAATGACCCCAGGATCCAGGAGCTGAACCCCAACGTTAAGCTCCCGCCCCTGCCCATCACCGTGGTCCACCGCTCGGACGGCTCCGGCACCACCTTCATCTTCACGGATTACCTCTCCAAGGTCTCCCTCGAGTGGGCGAGCAAGGTGGGCCGGGGGACGAGCCTGCAGTGGCCCACGGGCATCGGGGCCAAGGGGAACGAGGGGGTGGCCGGGGCGGTGAAGCAGAGCCCCGGGGCCATCGGGTACGTGGAGCTGACCTACGCGGTCCAGAACAACCTCCCCTACGGGGCGATCCGGAACCGGGCCTCGGGCAAGTTCATCCTGCCCACCCTGGAGTCCATCCGGGAGGCCTCCAACGTGCCCCTGCCCGGGGACGCCCGCGTCTCCATTACCGACACCAAGAGCCCGAACGGCTACCCCATCTCGGGCTTCGTCTACGTGCTCCTCTACGAGAAGCTGGAGGTGAACAAGGCGGTCAAGTCCGAGGCCGAGGCCCGGGCCCTCGTGGAGTTCCTGAAGTGGGTCCTGGAGGACGGCCAGAACTTCGCCGAGCCCCTCAAGTACGTCCGGCTGGGGGCGATTCCCGTGGAGCGGGCCCACGCCCTCCTCTCCAGGGTCACCTACCAGGGTAAGCCCATCGGAAAGGAGATCCTGGGCCGGTAG
- the pstC gene encoding phosphate ABC transporter permease subunit PstC encodes MKRLYTHFGDRLFALVLVLLASGVILAAFLMAYELYKGGSLALSKEGFWGFLVGVKWDPVIEKSFGAWPYVLGTLIVSLSALFLSFFPALAAAIFAAEYAPRWLAQIINYLLDLTAAVPSVVYGLWGIFVMAPWIRDHLMLPTYLWAAEQAPWLLPFLGNPSGYGLLTAILILAAMVVPFTAALARDAIQLVPKEQREAAYALGATRWEVLRLAVLPLARAGILAGAFLALARAMGETMAVTMVIGNSHKLPYTLFGGAATMPSVIANEFTEAVEDLHLSALIAVGFYLFVVSFLVNLLAGYVLRRQEALARGVR; translated from the coding sequence ATGAAGCGCCTGTACACCCACTTCGGGGACCGCCTGTTCGCCCTGGTCCTGGTCCTTCTGGCCTCCGGGGTGATCCTCGCCGCCTTTCTCATGGCCTACGAGCTGTACAAGGGGGGGAGCCTGGCCCTCTCCAAGGAGGGGTTTTGGGGCTTCCTGGTGGGGGTGAAGTGGGACCCCGTGATAGAGAAGAGCTTCGGGGCCTGGCCCTACGTCCTGGGCACCCTCATCGTCAGCCTCTCCGCCCTCTTCCTCTCCTTTTTCCCCGCCCTGGCCGCCGCCATCTTCGCCGCCGAGTACGCCCCAAGGTGGCTCGCCCAGATCATCAACTACCTCCTGGACCTGACCGCGGCCGTGCCCAGCGTGGTCTACGGGCTCTGGGGCATCTTCGTCATGGCCCCCTGGATCCGGGACCACCTGATGCTCCCCACCTACCTCTGGGCGGCGGAGCAGGCCCCCTGGCTTCTACCCTTCCTCGGCAACCCCTCCGGCTACGGCCTCCTCACCGCCATTCTCATCCTGGCGGCCATGGTGGTCCCCTTCACCGCCGCCTTGGCCCGGGACGCCATCCAGCTCGTGCCTAAGGAGCAGCGGGAGGCGGCCTACGCCCTGGGGGCCACCCGGTGGGAGGTCCTGCGCCTGGCCGTGCTGCCCCTGGCCCGGGCGGGGATCCTGGCCGGGGCCTTCCTGGCCCTGGCCCGGGCCATGGGGGAGACCATGGCGGTGACCATGGTCATTGGCAACTCCCACAAGCTCCCCTACACCCTCTTCGGCGGGGCGGCCACCATGCCCAGCGTCATCGCCAACGAGTTCACGGAGGCGGTGGAGGACCTCCACCTCTCCGCCCTCATCGCCGTCGGCTTTTACCTCTTCGTGGTCTCCTTCTTGGTGAACCTCCTGGCGGGGTACGTTCTCCGCCGCCAGGAGGCCCTGGCCCGGGGGGTGCGATGA